The following proteins are encoded in a genomic region of Candidatus Glassbacteria bacterium:
- a CDS encoding SUMF1/EgtB/PvdO family nonheme iron enzyme, translating into MPAQLLASLMFALILASRPALCAIELIEFPPQAWMVTDDVTGVDLEVSIDGFLISATELSQRQFEEVAGYNPSVHRGENLPVENVNWWETIRFCNLKSERDGLEPCYNLDSGDCDLSANGWRLPTEAEWLTAFGRDSVFEGGDASGRANLGSANDESLEVLHREMREKTTVPVGTYQPNTYGAFNLLGNVREWCTDNNNPLSDNPMPLHNPAGPRFSAEKVVRGGSFFSHSGSWARGYNSAVRPGYKSRYLGIRLCRSSGVMFSHDYADPAWFEPYNRRPAGYESSTGTLSRLLEPAQAGRIATAGGWEQRRRVVLERWEKLLGMQHAPRIEGPPQARLIREYDEDAYSGRLMYLRVEPDYWEKIYLMLPRRPLNKPAPVVIVPYYDVDTPAAQNMGGKSFMPPSVRSFAHLAVRSGYIACAVRWFGEGYSVGYAEAVAELNRRHPGLSGLGKWVSDVRALLDWLYTRPEVDRRNIGIIGHSLGGKMSMYAAAFEPRITAIVGSEHGIGIEFSNYEDYWYLDGSIRERDPAVDHHELLGLIAPRPFLLIGGESADNDSSWHFINEARKVYALYGHPEYIGYFNHRTGHTPTPEAVTLSLRWLERFLGPGN; encoded by the coding sequence ATGCCCGCTCAACTCCTGGCTTCGCTGATGTTCGCTCTCATCCTTGCCTCCAGACCCGCCCTCTGTGCAATCGAGCTGATCGAATTCCCCCCGCAGGCGTGGATGGTTACCGATGACGTTACCGGGGTGGACCTCGAGGTCTCAATCGACGGGTTCCTGATCTCGGCCACCGAGCTCAGCCAGCGCCAGTTCGAGGAGGTGGCCGGCTACAACCCCTCGGTCCACCGCGGCGAAAACTTGCCGGTGGAAAACGTGAACTGGTGGGAGACGATCCGCTTCTGCAACCTCAAGAGTGAGCGCGACGGCCTGGAACCTTGCTATAACCTCGATTCCGGCGACTGCGACCTCTCGGCCAACGGCTGGCGCCTGCCTACCGAGGCCGAGTGGCTGACCGCTTTCGGCCGGGACAGCGTGTTCGAGGGGGGCGACGCCTCCGGACGGGCCAACCTGGGCTCGGCCAACGACGAGAGCCTGGAAGTGCTGCACCGGGAGATGCGGGAGAAAACCACCGTGCCGGTTGGCACCTACCAGCCCAACACCTACGGCGCTTTCAATCTGCTGGGCAACGTCCGCGAATGGTGCACCGACAACAACAATCCTCTCTCCGACAACCCGATGCCGCTGCATAACCCGGCGGGACCGCGGTTCAGCGCGGAGAAAGTGGTGCGCGGCGGGAGTTTTTTCAGCCATTCGGGAAGCTGGGCGCGGGGCTACAACTCGGCTGTGCGGCCCGGGTACAAAAGCCGCTACCTGGGTATCCGTCTCTGCCGCTCCAGTGGGGTAATGTTCTCCCACGACTACGCTGATCCCGCCTGGTTCGAGCCGTACAACCGCCGTCCCGCAGGGTACGAAAGCTCCACGGGAACGCTGAGCAGGCTGCTGGAGCCCGCGCAGGCTGGCAGGATAGCCACGGCCGGGGGCTGGGAGCAGCGCAGGCGGGTCGTGCTGGAGCGCTGGGAAAAGTTGCTGGGCATGCAGCACGCTCCCCGCATCGAGGGACCGCCGCAGGCGAGGCTGATCCGCGAGTACGACGAGGACGCCTACTCCGGCCGGCTGATGTACCTCCGGGTGGAGCCTGACTACTGGGAGAAAATCTACCTGATGCTGCCCCGCCGTCCCCTGAACAAACCAGCCCCCGTGGTGATTGTCCCCTACTACGATGTCGATACTCCGGCGGCCCAGAACATGGGCGGAAAAAGTTTCATGCCACCCAGCGTTCGCTCGTTCGCCCACCTGGCGGTCCGCAGCGGCTATATCGCCTGCGCGGTCCGCTGGTTCGGCGAGGGCTACTCGGTGGGCTACGCCGAAGCGGTGGCCGAACTCAACCGCCGCCATCCGGGGCTGTCGGGCCTGGGCAAGTGGGTCTCCGACGTCCGCGCGCTGCTGGACTGGCTCTATACCCGACCCGAGGTAGATCGCCGCAATATTGGTATTATCGGTCATTCGCTGGGCGGGAAAATGTCGATGTACGCCGCGGCGTTCGAGCCCAGGATCACGGCGATTGTCGGCAGCGAGCACGGAATCGGGATCGAGTTCTCCAACTACGAGGACTACTGGTACCTCGACGGCTCCATCCGCGAGCGCGACCCCGCTGTCGACCACCACGAACTGCTGGGCCTGATCGCACCGCGGCCGTTCCTGCTGATCGGCGGCGAGAGCGCGGACAACGACAGCAGCTGGCATTTCATCAACGAGGCCCGCAAGGTGTACGCCCTCTACGGCCACCCGGAATATATCGGCTATTTCAACCACCGTACCGGGCACACGCCCACGCCGGAGGCGGTCACGCTGTCCTTGCGGTGGCTGGAGCGGTTTCTGGGACCCGGCAACTGA
- a CDS encoding NIPSNAP family containing protein, which yields MKRREMLISAAAVAAAPLAACAQGSGSKGGDARQYLELRKYLLMPGRKKEQFVQFMANAAVPALNRIGVSPVGAFTVQYGQNTPAAALYVLVPYPSLEAWSTAKYRLAADEQFMADGAEVLNAPLSDPAYIRVETTLMQAFKGMPTVEIPPQKKAGKGRIFELRIYESHSVTAAIKKIEMFNAGGEIQLFRDTGLNPVFFGETMAGQQMPNLVYMLCHDDMAARDASWKVFVESDGWNELKAKEEYKDTVSNISDIILRPTGFSQL from the coding sequence ATGAAAAGACGTGAAATGCTGATATCGGCCGCGGCGGTAGCGGCGGCGCCCCTGGCGGCCTGCGCCCAGGGCAGCGGGAGCAAGGGCGGCGACGCCCGTCAGTACCTGGAGCTGCGCAAGTATTTGCTGATGCCCGGCAGAAAAAAAGAGCAGTTCGTGCAGTTCATGGCCAACGCCGCGGTGCCAGCGCTGAACCGCATCGGCGTTTCGCCGGTGGGCGCATTCACGGTCCAGTACGGCCAGAACACGCCGGCCGCCGCGCTGTACGTCCTGGTGCCTTATCCCTCGCTGGAAGCCTGGTCCACCGCCAAGTACCGCCTGGCCGCGGATGAGCAGTTCATGGCCGATGGCGCCGAGGTGCTCAACGCGCCGCTGTCCGACCCGGCGTATATCCGCGTGGAAACCACCCTGATGCAGGCATTCAAGGGCATGCCCACTGTCGAAATCCCCCCGCAGAAAAAAGCGGGCAAGGGCCGGATTTTCGAGCTGCGGATCTACGAGAGCCACAGCGTGACCGCGGCGATCAAGAAAATCGAGATGTTCAACGCGGGCGGCGAAATCCAGCTTTTCCGCGACACGGGACTCAACCCGGTCTTTTTCGGCGAAACCATGGCCGGGCAGCAGATGCCCAACCTGGTCTACATGCTCTGCCACGACGACATGGCCGCCCGCGACGCGAGCTGGAAAGTGTTCGTCGAATCCGACGGCTGGAACGAGCTCAAGGCCAAAGAGGAATACAAGGACACGGTGAGCAATATCTCCGACATCATCCTGCGGCCCACGGGATTTTCGCAGCTCTAA